The region CATCTAAAATATTATGGTCCTTTTCAAAAATGGAGATAAATTCCTGACCTGAATAAGAATGACTAATACACCGGAGGAATTAGAGGCATGGTTTAGTATTaacatttaataaaaataaaaaaccatTTTGAATTAAAACTGAATGTTTTGTTGTGCATATGGTGGAATCTGGTCCTTCGAGAGGGAATTGGACTATAGTGGAATTATTCCTTCCAAGAGGGAGTTCGGTCTTTAGATGGTTGGTGGTGGCGTTTGTACAGCGTCAGTGCAGATGTGCGTGTGGGTCAGCCTCTTCCTCATGACCTCAGAGCGTTGACCTTCTCCTCCAGTTTGGCTTCGTTGGACCCAGAGAAATCGTCCACCTGGGAACGACACCACGAGGGATTCTAATATCACTTTCAACGTACCACAATAACGTTCAAAAACATAGGCTGGTACAGCGGTACAGCCGACTGTTATACTAAATATAATACAGTCTTTGGCCCGAGAGGGAAATCAGTTAAAGTGACCATCAGTTAAGTGTTACtccttttattattatttataaaaagGAAAAGATTCATTACAAGAAAATACCCACCTTTTTCTCATTCTTGTAGAAATGGAACGTCGGCATGCATTTGATGTCACAGTGTTTGGCCACATCCTATAGAAGGAGAGGCAGAGTGAAGGGGGATTAATATGTAGACCAAACAAGCAATATATCATGACAGATCAACCAATAGAGGCCAAGTCTTTGAAAGCTGCAtggttgatgatggtgatggagtcTGCTGATGATCTTATAGCCACTGGACTTCTCTTCCACTCTGTGTAGCAGACACTTGACTGATGCTTCATCAGGTCTGGGCGCCAGAAAGAGCACCACTCACAGTTCAGAATAGTAGCCAGTCGTCCTCACTACGAGCCCTCTGCCTCAGCATTCCTCTACtgcatctcccattcctctcaaatccCTGTTGTACGTTTTTTCTTTTTTAATGGCTATTAGGAGCCATACTAAAAAGGTACAGTAGTAGTGTAAATAAACCGGCTCCCTCTATAAAAAGCACATTGATGTGGTTGAGTATCACCCAGTAAGGAAGGCCTTAGTTAGGACAAACCTGTCCTGCCTAACTGACTGGGCAAATCGCCTCAAGCCTTCTGTAATAATATACAAGGGAAAAGCAGAAGAGCAGGTCTTGGAACCCCCCCCCTGTGTACACCCGGCCACACAGTAGTCTACATGACTGCATACTATATGACCCAACGCAGACAGCTGAAATAACAAAAACACCCAACGTGAAGCCACTTCCCGTAGCCACAGCAACAAAGTCACACAATTGGATAGTAACCCTTCACCTGAAAACTGCCGACCAGCCAGACAGTCGGCTCTTCTACTGACCCCACTTTCCTAACCAAAGTATTCTCTCGAGTCTTGTACTTCAAGAGATAGCCTCATGGTGTTTCCCAATAGATCTACATACATTTGAGGTCTAGTCAATGTTAGGCAAGCCATCCATCTTTACAAAGAGTTCTGTATTCAAATACACCAACTGGACTGTTTGTACTAATTCACAGGAAATCTGATAACGTCCCATTTCATCACTTCAACGTTCAGTACATAATGTCCAAGCACTTTCAACAAGAACAATTGTTCAATGtttgtggaacacacacacacacacacacaactgactcACCGCTGCCTCGTCCACGTCCACCTTGAGGAAAACCACATTCTTGTTCTCTGGTTTTTCCGACAGCCCCtgtagaggagcagagagaggttaAACGGCAAGGGTCAGCAAGACAGCCCCAATGGGAAAACAGGTCTAGCAGTGTACTGCTGGCTCAACTAGAATTCCAAAATTCTATTAGCTTCCCCAAAATCCCCAGGTTTtccagagatcctggttcgaaGATTCCCGGAaccggaggagagggggggaatcCAGAATCCTACAACCAGGAAACTTGGGAATTTTGTAACCCTTAACTCAACTAGATGAGTCAGACACAGCAGCTCATGTATCCACCTGTCTATTATTGACCCAGTACTGTCCTTCTAGATAGAGACATACCATACAAGGGGTATTGATGGAGGACGCACACCATAGGTTGACTCACATCTCCACTTGAATGCTATGTAACGCGAGTATTGACCCAGTTTTCCATTTTAAAAAGTTTACGGCAAGGCCCTTCTTAACAACCCTGCTCTGCCTCAGTGGCCTTATGGCTGATCATCTCAGCATTGTTCATTAGCATTCTGTTTACAGTTTATATTAAGGGCTCTTCACTTGATAAGTGCAATGTTCCAAGTCCTAGGAGGCTTCCTCAACGGTTGCCAAGACGACATGGCCACCACAACACAGGCTACatcctaaatggcatcctattccctagttatggcactacttttgaccagagtcctatgggccctggtcaaatgtagtatactatgtagggaatagggtttgcACACAGTTTTTTTGTCTTCCATAATATCTCTGGCTCAGACCATCCAACCCCTTCAGACTCCCCCTACTTGGCATTGAGGCCTCTCACAGGAGACCATCTGACAGCTATAGCTAGCAGGGTGCATCTTAACTAGACTAGGCACaactgg is a window of Salmo salar chromosome ssa18, Ssal_v3.1, whole genome shotgun sequence DNA encoding:
- the txnb gene encoding thioredoxin b — translated: MILEIEDKDSFFSALKEAGDKLVVVDFTASWCGPCKNIAPFFKGLSEKPENKNVVFLKVDVDEAADVAKHCDIKCMPTFHFYKNEKKVDDFSGSNEAKLEEKVNALRS